CTATTTCTATTGCACTGGTTATCAATATAGTTATTGTTGTGAAGGTAAAACATCGCCCTGCCTCGTTCCTATTGGCTGCTAATCTTGTGTATTTTGGAGGGATTTTGATATTTTCTCTAGCACAACTAGAAATTATCCCTAGAAGCTACTTTACAATGCATGCTTCACAAGTGGCTGATATTCTTTTAGGTTTGTTTGTCTCTCTAGGGCTTGCTGACAGAGTAAATTATCTGCGTACTGAAATAGAAAGACGTAACGAAGAAAACAGAACTCTTATAGAAGAACAGAAAACAAAACTAGAGAAAGAAGTTGCTGAGAGAACACGAGAAATTACCAAAATTAATATGGAACTCGTAACACAGCAAGAAGAGGTTACAAGGCAAAAAGAACAAATTGAAAAGGCAAACGAAAATCTAAAATCACAACAAGGAGAATTGCGTAAAGCCTATCAAGACATCAATCTTTTGAGTGATATTGGTAGAGATATTACAGGCTCATTAGACATTGGTGTGATTATAAATACGGTGTACAAACATGTTGCTGAAATGATGGATGCGACCGTATTTGGTATCGGTACGTATGATGCAGAACGAGAAATTATTGGTTTTAGTCATTTCTATAAGGATGGGGAAATGGTTCCATATAGAGAAGCTCCTATAGAAGATGACAGACTTTCCACATGGTGTGCAAGAAATAAAAAACCAGTTTTTATCACCGATTTTGATGAAGAGTATGCAAGATATTTGAAGGAGAAGGCTCGTGGTGTTTTGGTAGAAGAACGAAATTCTATCATTTATTATCCTCTTATTCAAGAAGAAAAACTTTTGGGAGTGATTACAGTACAAAGTCCTATGAAAAGTGCCTATTCTCGTAATCATTATCGTATCTTAGAAAGTTTGGCTGCCTATATTACAATTGCGCTCTCAAACTATGATGCATACCAGACTATTCAGTTAGCAAAAAATGAGATTGATAGAAAAAACCTACAAATTACAGATTCATTACGCTATGCAAGAGATATTCAAGGCGTGATTCTCCCAGGAGAACGTCGTTTCAAACGCTTGTTTAAAGAGCATTTCTTGCTCTACAAACCAAAAGACTTTGTTTCTGGTGATTTTTATTGGGTAGAACAATATGAAAACAAGACCTTTGTGGGTGTGATTGACTGTACAGGGCATGGTGTTCCAGGGGCATTTATGTCACTTATTGGAACAATGCAACTCAATCAAATCTTAGCAAAAACGCAAGAACCTTCTCAAATTTTAGATAACCTTCATATTGGTATCAAACAGGCATTGAAGCAAGATATTTATAATAACGACGATGGAATGGACGTTTGTTTGTGTTCTATTGAGCATTTAGAAGAAATCAATCGTTACAAGATTATATTTGCTGGTGCGAAGCGTCCTTTGTATTATGTTAGTGAAGATGCTCTTCATCAACTGAAAGGAACTCGTAAAACTATTGGAGGAAGAGGAAGAAATGACAAGCCTTTCGAACAAGAAGAAATTTGGCTCAATGAAGGCGATGTTCTTTATCTTACCACAGACGGTTATGTTGACCAAGCCTCGCCACGCCACAAGAAAATTGGTACTATGCAGCTTCTCACTTGGCTAGAACAGATTGCCCCACAAAAGATGGAAAAACAAGGAGAGTTTTTGGAAGAAGAACTCAAAAGGCATCAACAGTACGAAGAACAGCGAGACGATATTACGCTTTTAGGAATCAGATTGTAGGATAAAATAAAGTTTTATCTCATCAAAAAAGAGATGCTATTAAAATAGTCAGTTTTACAATTCTATTTAATTAACTTCTTAAAAATAAAAAAACACTACTCATTTAGAAAATAAACTAAAGAATAGCGTTTTTATTATAAGCCAATACACAAAAAAACTATTTTTCCCCAAACAAATCTAAGGCAGACTGTACCATTACTTTCACCCCCGTTTGTATAGAAGGTTTTGGAACAGGTGCATAAAAAGGAGAATGCAAAGAAGGTAAAGGTTTTCCTGTCTTTTCACTTTCTGCAATTTTTTCTGGTTCAACAACACCCAACCAAAAAAGGCTAATCGGAACATTTTCCTCTGTACGTCCAAAACGGCTAAAATCTTCCCCTCCCATAACAGGCTCTACTTCCACAACTTTATCTTCGCCTAATATTTTCTTAGCAGAATTGGCTACTTTTTCAGTAAGTTTTGGGTCATTTATCGTGGCTGGTGTTGGATTTCCATCAATTTCTATGACTGGCATTTTTTCCACGCCTGCAGCCATAGCATAGCCTTCTGCAATTCTTTTAAGTGAAGCCAAAGTATTGTTTCTCACTTCATCCGTATAAGAACGAAGAGTAAGCTGTAACTCTGCACGGTCTGAAATAATATTGTGTTTTGTTCCTGCATGAAATGAACCTACGGTAACAACGGCTGCATCAGTGGGTGAAGTCTCTCGGCTTACAATCGTCTGAAAACCTAAAATCATTTGAGAAGCCAAAACGATAGGATCTTTTGTGGTGTGTGGATATGCTCCGTGTCCTCCTTCTCCAAAAACAGTGATATTTACCATATCAACATTTGCCAAAGCAGCATTTTTACAATAACCAATCGTTCCGTGAGGAAGGTTTGCATTTGTATGCAAAGCTAAAGCATAATCTGGTGTTCCGAATTTCTTATAAAGCTCTGCTTCTACCATGGCTTTTGCACCACTTCCTACTTCTTCGGCTGGCTGTGCTACCAAGATAAATGTTCCCTTCCAAGTATTTTTTAGGTTTGCCATAGTTTGTGCCACTCCTATCAGAACCGTCATGTGCATATCGTGTCCACAGGCGTGCATTACCGAGACTTCATTTCCATCTTTGTCTGTTCGCTTCATTGTGCTGGCATAAGGCAATCCTGTTTTTTCTTCTACTGGCAAAGCATCCATATCAGCACGAATAAGTATGGTTTTTCCTTTTCCATTTTTTAGAACTCCTACCACACCATAATCTCCAAACTTTTCAGTTACTTCATAGCCTAACTTTCTAAGTTCTGCTCCCATTTTTTTTGAAGTTTCTTCTTCTTGTTCGGAAAGCTCTGGATTTTGATGAAGATATTTATAAAGTTCAAGCCACGAAGATGTATTTTTTTCTAACTCATCTTTTATCTGAGTAGATGCTTTTTCTAAGGTTTGAGTTTGCATAGTATTTTTATTTTTTTGAGCGAATAAGCCTGTTGAGATAAGCAAAGAAATTAACAGACTACTAAAAAAGAAAGTAGAACGAATCATTATAAACTATATTTGGGTAATTATCAAAATCAAAGCTATATTTTCGGTCTGCTCTATGAGACTGACCTTATTTCCTATTTAGGTCAGCCCAAAAGGGCAGCACCGACACACTTAGTGGAGTTTAACTTTTATTTTGGTAAGAGTAATGAATTAATTTACTTCAATTTACTCAAAAAGTAGCAAGCACAAAAAAACAGAACACTTTTGATGTTCTGTTTTTTCTGTATATGCTATTATTAATCAGACTATTGAGAAATAGAATAGTTAATAATTTCTTTAGGCATATTTACATTTTCTACTTGATTTTTGAAGTTCATACGTTGTACACCTTGTACTTCAATCACTAAACGGTCTCCTTCTTTAGCTTTTGCTCCAAGACTTGAAGTATTAGCAGTTGGTCCATTAGATTTTACAGAGCCTATTACACGACGACCTCTTGCCAATGTAACTGTAAAACCAGATACACGGTAACGAGCATCTTTTGGTAATTGGTCTTTAAAACTTGCATCTGGAATAGCATCAAGAGTAACAGAACGTGGACACGCTCCACCTTGCTTCATATTCAAACCTCTTGCTTTTACACTAGGAGTAGGAATAAGTTTTACACTAAATTTTTTAGTGCCTATTGTATTTCCACCACTAGCAACTGTCAAAGACATACTTGCAGAAGTTGGAACTAGAGTTACTTTAGAGCCTCCTCCAGCAATAGCTTGACCACCCGTTGCAGAGAAAGAAGGCTTGTATTCTACACCTAAAGCTGGAACTTTAACTTTAAGTTCGTTACCACATTTCAAATATAATGAGTTTACAGTACCCGACTCAATCTCAATTACTGGAGAAACTACTGTATATTCAATAGGTTCTGTTGTAAGAGTAGTGTCTTGTCCAGCAGCATTTTTGATAGTAATAGAGCCTTTCCAAGTTTTCTTAGCTCCTTCAGTAGTACCACCAGAAGCTGTGAATTCTACAATACCAACACCATTTCCTTC
This sequence is a window from Bernardetia sp.. Protein-coding genes within it:
- a CDS encoding 7TM diverse intracellular signaling domain-containing protein; this encodes MICIFYIPSSLQAQNFDLSDSTKVYRLGEDVFILPDNEGAYTIDDVSRTSKVKEFQLYKDSKPVYEDDTDIYWVRFTLKNTFPNRKLYLLKAKDAEVAYLYTPTTNGISYIRSEDGVVFPHYSRNIKIDRSACFVITLDRFESKTFFLRIEHRTAFARQNKQLLNTLEHLTIEDLSRAIELSKERRYYQGFYLGAMVLLALNSLFVSFLFRDRRYLYYVGLLFMAALLNMVFEEYLIEFFIPNDPKLNWLMVVPVTSLLWFFYTLFFRSFLNLKKFAPFWDKFFIGIAGLCLLIFALTFIELHKMQWMVALLVFTISIALVINIVIVVKVKHRPASFLLAANLVYFGGILIFSLAQLEIIPRSYFTMHASQVADILLGLFVSLGLADRVNYLRTEIERRNEENRTLIEEQKTKLEKEVAERTREITKINMELVTQQEEVTRQKEQIEKANENLKSQQGELRKAYQDINLLSDIGRDITGSLDIGVIINTVYKHVAEMMDATVFGIGTYDAEREIIGFSHFYKDGEMVPYREAPIEDDRLSTWCARNKKPVFITDFDEEYARYLKEKARGVLVEERNSIIYYPLIQEEKLLGVITVQSPMKSAYSRNHYRILESLAAYITIALSNYDAYQTIQLAKNEIDRKNLQITDSLRYARDIQGVILPGERRFKRLFKEHFLLYKPKDFVSGDFYWVEQYENKTFVGVIDCTGHGVPGAFMSLIGTMQLNQILAKTQEPSQILDNLHIGIKQALKQDIYNNDDGMDVCLCSIEHLEEINRYKIIFAGAKRPLYYVSEDALHQLKGTRKTIGGRGRNDKPFEQEEIWLNEGDVLYLTTDGYVDQASPRHKKIGTMQLLTWLEQIAPQKMEKQGEFLEEELKRHQQYEEQRDDITLLGIRL
- a CDS encoding amidohydrolase encodes the protein MQTQTLEKASTQIKDELEKNTSSWLELYKYLHQNPELSEQEEETSKKMGAELRKLGYEVTEKFGDYGVVGVLKNGKGKTILIRADMDALPVEEKTGLPYASTMKRTDKDGNEVSVMHACGHDMHMTVLIGVAQTMANLKNTWKGTFILVAQPAEEVGSGAKAMVEAELYKKFGTPDYALALHTNANLPHGTIGYCKNAALANVDMVNITVFGEGGHGAYPHTTKDPIVLASQMILGFQTIVSRETSPTDAAVVTVGSFHAGTKHNIISDRAELQLTLRSYTDEVRNNTLASLKRIAEGYAMAAGVEKMPVIEIDGNPTPATINDPKLTEKVANSAKKILGEDKVVEVEPVMGGEDFSRFGRTEENVPISLFWLGVVEPEKIAESEKTGKPLPSLHSPFYAPVPKPSIQTGVKVMVQSALDLFGEK